One Dama dama isolate Ldn47 chromosome 18, ASM3311817v1, whole genome shotgun sequence DNA window includes the following coding sequences:
- the LOC133072783 gene encoding small ribosomal subunit protein uS12, with protein MGKCRGLRTARKLRSHRRDQKWHDKQYKKAHLGTALKANPFGGASHAKGIVLEKVGVEAKQPNSAIRKCVRVQLIKNGKKITAFVPNDGCLNFIEENDEVLVAGFGRKGHAVGDIPGVRFKVVKVANVSLLALYKGKKERPRS; from the coding sequence ATGGGCAAGTGTCGCGGTCTTCGTACTGCCAGGAAGCTCCGTAGCCACCGACGAGACCAGAAGTGGCATGATAAACAGTACAAGAAGGCCCATTTGGGCACAGCCCTGAAGGCCAACCCTTTTGGCGGCGCCTCTCACGCCAAGGGAATTGTGCTGGAAAAAGTAGGAGTTGAAGCCAAACAGCCAAATTCTGCCATCAGGAAGTGTGTCAGGGTTCAGCTAATCAAGAATGGCAAAAAAATCACTGCTTTTGTACCCAATGATGGTTGCTTGAATTTTATTGAGGAAAATGATGAAGTTCTGGTTGCTGGATTTGGTCGCAAAGGTCATGCTGTTGGTGACATTCCTGGAGTCCGCTTTAAGGTTGTCAAAGTAGCCAATGTCTCTCTTTTGGCTTTATACAAAGGCAAGAAGGAAAGACCAAGATCATAA